In one window of Nocardia brasiliensis DNA:
- a CDS encoding AAA family ATPase, with product MPVDGPHAELRETHTGLVVLFGDRAYKVKKPLRTDFLDFSTPRLRELACAREVELNSRLAPDVYLGVAHLTDPAGGPDEPVVLMRRMPEQRRLSNTLDDPALSRTRLAALVQVLALFQHCARRGPEIDAQGEPDALRQRWQVLVDSLAEQPAEVADPHLVARIRWLAMRYIDGREPLLRNRITDGRIVDGHGDLLAEDIFDLPDGFRVLDCLDFDDRLRFVDCLDDIAFLAMDLEFRGHPGLAEQLLDDYLLVTADPAPRSLRDHYIAYRALVRAKVDAIRFGQGDTAARDRVHRHLRLAEHHLDTGAVRLALVGGLPGTGKSTVANALSAATGAALCASDEVRGHLRTAGSIHGDSGTFGAGAYSAVNKARVYAELLTRAHRLLTAGMSVILDASWIDESERHRAAALAAATHADLIPLRCVCSPAVASRRISRRAAGDSEATPHIAAAMSVTAAPWPEAIALDTELPLADTIDSAYRVWQSATTPVVAAEQSAPGPRHRVATP from the coding sequence ATGCCCGTAGACGGACCACACGCGGAACTGCGGGAGACGCACACCGGGTTGGTCGTGCTGTTCGGCGACCGGGCATACAAGGTGAAAAAGCCACTACGCACCGACTTTCTCGACTTCAGCACACCGCGGCTGCGCGAACTCGCGTGCGCGCGCGAGGTCGAATTGAACAGCAGGCTAGCGCCGGATGTGTATCTCGGCGTCGCACACCTCACCGATCCCGCCGGCGGACCGGACGAGCCGGTGGTGCTCATGCGGCGAATGCCGGAACAGCGCAGGCTGTCCAACACCCTCGACGATCCCGCGCTCTCGCGGACGAGGCTGGCGGCGCTGGTCCAGGTACTGGCACTGTTCCAGCACTGCGCCCGCCGCGGTCCAGAGATCGACGCGCAAGGCGAGCCGGACGCGCTGAGGCAGCGATGGCAGGTCCTCGTGGACAGCCTCGCCGAACAACCCGCGGAAGTGGCCGACCCGCACCTCGTCGCACGGATCAGGTGGTTGGCGATGCGATACATCGATGGTCGAGAGCCGTTGCTGCGGAACAGGATCACCGACGGCCGCATCGTCGACGGCCACGGCGACCTGCTCGCGGAGGACATCTTCGACCTGCCCGACGGCTTCCGGGTGCTCGACTGCCTGGACTTCGACGATCGGCTGCGCTTTGTCGACTGCCTCGACGACATCGCTTTCCTGGCAATGGATCTGGAGTTCCGGGGCCATCCTGGCCTCGCCGAGCAACTCCTCGACGACTATCTACTCGTCACCGCCGACCCGGCACCGCGGTCGCTGCGCGATCACTACATCGCCTACCGCGCGCTGGTCCGCGCGAAGGTCGACGCCATCCGCTTCGGTCAGGGCGACACCGCGGCTCGCGATCGGGTACACCGCCATCTGCGCCTCGCCGAACACCATCTCGACACCGGCGCCGTCCGGCTGGCACTGGTCGGCGGGCTGCCCGGCACCGGAAAATCCACTGTGGCCAACGCACTTTCGGCGGCCACCGGCGCGGCGCTCTGCGCCAGCGACGAGGTACGCGGGCATTTGCGCACCGCCGGATCGATCCACGGCGACAGCGGAACCTTCGGTGCGGGAGCGTATTCGGCGGTCAACAAGGCGCGGGTCTATGCCGAGCTGCTGACCCGGGCCCACCGCCTGCTCACGGCTGGGATGTCGGTGATTCTCGACGCCAGCTGGATCGACGAGAGCGAACGGCACCGTGCCGCCGCACTCGCGGCCGCCACCCACGCCGACCTGATCCCCTTGCGCTGCGTGTGTTCCCCGGCGGTGGCGAGTCGAAGGATCAGCCGACGCGCGGCCGGTGACTCCGAGGCGACACCTCACATCGCCGCGGCGATGTCGGTGACGGCCGCGCCGTGGCCAGAGGCAATAGCCCTCGACACCGAGTTGCCGCTCGCCGACACGATCGACAGTGCCTACCGCGTCTGGCAAAGCGCCACCACGCCAGTAGTCGCCGCGGAGCAGTCCGCACCGGGGCCGAGACATCGCGTCGCTACCCCCTAG
- a CDS encoding DUF2267 domain-containing protein, with protein MSHKRDPFGAAVHSANVWLRHVADGMATDDRLFAYRATRAWLHTVRDRLEVHAVAHLSAQLPELLRGVYFEGWVPDRTPRSRDVHDMLADFACAAGVTDDEAIGLMWIVTDAFRDLCSPGLLDHLFSRLPAPLHRILLGTSPGPKDEQTVEDRLTDLSERLQTLTEAVAVLTRGLEYRPDIEPDSARIEVAAQEAHRLLLTENAD; from the coding sequence GGCCAATGTCTGGCTGCGCCATGTCGCGGACGGCATGGCCACCGACGATCGCCTCTTCGCCTACCGAGCCACCCGGGCCTGGTTGCATACCGTGCGTGACCGGCTCGAAGTGCATGCCGTCGCGCATCTGAGCGCACAGCTACCGGAGTTGTTGCGCGGGGTGTATTTCGAGGGCTGGGTGCCCGACCGCACGCCACGATCCCGGGACGTGCACGACATGCTCGCCGACTTCGCTTGTGCCGCAGGGGTCACCGACGACGAAGCCATCGGACTGATGTGGATCGTCACCGACGCGTTCCGCGATCTGTGCTCACCCGGGCTGCTCGACCACCTCTTCTCGCGATTGCCCGCCCCGCTGCACCGCATCCTGCTCGGCACCTCGCCGGGACCGAAAGACGAACAGACAGTGGAGGATCGGCTCACCGACCTGTCCGAACGCCTGCAGACGCTGACCGAGGCGGTCGCGGTGCTGACGCGCGGGCTGGAATACCGCCCCGACATCGAGCCGGACAGCGCCCGAATCGAAGTCGCCGCACAGGAGGCCCACCGACTGCTCCTGACAGAGAACGCCGATTGA
- a CDS encoding universal stress protein: protein MTTENPMSATRSDQIIAAVDGSASSYQAAAWAAVEATLHHRALHLVTSMAIQGGYGPGLSLGESDLEWLRRDGERILNEAKRIARTAAPGEEPSITTEVSFQLVIPMLIERSAHASMLVVGSRGMGAFQRGLLGSVSTATTHHARCPVAVIHGTAAIDAVSATLPVLVGVDGTANSVPALELAFEEASRRKVALTALHTWSDVSGLDLPVTGWDAARETAEAVLAESLAGYADRYPDVAVRRIVKADRPVRALLDESANAQLVVVGSHGRGGFASMLLGSTSNALLHSVEAPMIVVRQR from the coding sequence ATGACCACCGAAAACCCCATGTCGGCAACACGATCCGATCAGATCATCGCCGCGGTCGACGGCTCGGCGAGCTCGTATCAGGCGGCCGCGTGGGCGGCCGTGGAAGCCACCCTGCATCACCGTGCGCTGCATCTGGTGACCTCGATGGCGATCCAGGGCGGTTACGGGCCGGGGTTGTCGCTGGGGGAGTCCGATCTGGAGTGGCTGCGTCGCGACGGCGAACGGATCCTGAACGAGGCCAAGCGCATCGCCCGCACCGCCGCGCCGGGCGAAGAGCCGTCGATCACCACGGAGGTGTCGTTCCAACTGGTGATACCGATGCTGATCGAACGATCCGCGCACGCGTCGATGCTGGTGGTCGGTAGTCGCGGGATGGGCGCGTTCCAGCGCGGACTGCTCGGCTCGGTGAGCACGGCAACCACCCACCACGCGCGCTGCCCGGTCGCGGTGATCCACGGGACCGCGGCCATCGACGCGGTCTCGGCGACCCTGCCCGTACTCGTCGGGGTGGACGGCACCGCCAACAGTGTGCCCGCGCTGGAGCTCGCCTTCGAGGAGGCGTCCCGGCGCAAGGTCGCACTCACCGCATTGCACACCTGGAGCGACGTCAGCGGACTGGATCTGCCGGTCACCGGCTGGGACGCGGCGCGGGAGACGGCCGAGGCCGTGCTCGCCGAAAGTCTCGCCGGCTACGCCGACCGCTACCCCGATGTCGCTGTGCGCCGAATAGTCAAGGCCGACCGGCCCGTTCGCGCGCTGCTCGACGAATCCGCCAACGCCCAACTGGTCGTGGTCGGCAGCCACGGCCGCGGCGGCTTCGCCAGCATGCTGCTCGGCTCGACCAGCAACGCGCTGCTGCACTCGGTCGAGGCACCGATGATCGTCGTGCGCCAACGCTGA
- a CDS encoding Acg family FMN-binding oxidoreductase, whose protein sequence is MTARDAVPPPSVPDRSTITAAVRLAGRAPSVHNTQPWHWVFDGARLDLYRDNERLLTAADPYGRQLVISCGAVLHHLRTALAARGWHTDTVRLPDPERLDHLATVEFRPWPDPPAGVYARAHAIDRRRTDRLPMLPPQNWAALVHSARMLANPHDIQLDALDAGAGARLAAVSKEAAALRRYDMEYQTELHWWTGHSPAPEGVSRDTLISDAESARVPAGRAFPAAPHSSRRADVEDQAQLMVLSSAGDSVPAWLHCGEALSAVLLEATVAGLASCALTHITELPTARKTIASLLEHAATPQVVIRVGTTPDLDEAPPMSHRRPVTDVLSFTESIRDHDGT, encoded by the coding sequence ATGACCGCACGTGACGCAGTTCCCCCACCATCCGTACCGGATCGGTCGACGATCACCGCGGCCGTGCGGTTGGCCGGGCGGGCGCCTTCGGTGCACAACACCCAACCGTGGCACTGGGTCTTCGACGGCGCCCGCCTGGATCTCTACCGCGACAACGAACGGTTGCTGACCGCCGCCGATCCGTATGGCAGGCAGCTGGTCATCAGCTGCGGCGCGGTGCTGCACCATCTGCGCACCGCATTGGCCGCGCGCGGCTGGCACACCGACACCGTGCGGCTGCCGGACCCGGAGCGGCTCGATCATCTGGCGACCGTCGAGTTCCGTCCGTGGCCGGATCCGCCCGCCGGTGTGTACGCCCGCGCCCACGCCATCGATCGGCGCCGCACCGACCGCCTGCCCATGCTGCCACCACAGAACTGGGCCGCGCTCGTGCACTCGGCGCGAATGCTGGCCAATCCGCACGACATTCAGCTCGACGCTCTCGACGCCGGTGCCGGTGCGCGGTTGGCCGCCGTCTCAAAGGAGGCGGCCGCACTGCGCCGCTACGACATGGAGTATCAGACCGAATTGCATTGGTGGACGGGGCATTCGCCCGCACCGGAGGGGGTGTCGCGCGACACGCTCATCTCGGACGCGGAGTCCGCCCGGGTGCCGGCGGGCCGCGCGTTTCCCGCCGCGCCGCATTCGTCGCGGCGCGCGGACGTCGAGGATCAGGCGCAGCTGATGGTGCTCAGCTCGGCAGGCGATTCCGTGCCCGCGTGGCTGCACTGCGGCGAGGCGCTCTCGGCCGTGCTGCTGGAGGCCACGGTCGCGGGCCTGGCGAGCTGCGCGCTGACCCACATCACCGAGCTGCCGACCGCCCGCAAGACCATCGCGAGTCTGCTCGAGCACGCCGCGACACCCCAGGTCGTCATCCGCGTCGGCACCACCCCGGACCTCGACGAGGCACCGCCGATGTCGCATCGCCGCCCGGTCACCGACGTCCTGTCGTTCACCGAGAGCATTCGTGATCATGACGGCACCTGA
- a CDS encoding excalibur calcium-binding domain-containing protein yields MPRPAAPPSTTVAAPQRFVPPPPPAPAPQPTVTPPPAPSTYYSSCAAARAAGAAPLHRGEPGYRSGLDRDGDGVACE; encoded by the coding sequence ATACCGCGCCCTGCCGCACCCCCCTCCACGACGGTCGCGGCTCCCCAACGCTTCGTACCGCCCCCGCCACCCGCCCCCGCCCCGCAGCCCACCGTCACACCCCCGCCCGCCCCGAGCACCTACTACTCCAGCTGCGCGGCCGCCAGAGCCGCGGGCGCGGCGCCCCTGCATCGCGGCGAACCCGGCTACCGCTCGGGCCTTGACCGCGACGGCGACGGCGTCGCCTGCGAATAG
- a CDS encoding nitroreductase family protein: MTAPDRAAAPSPSIVRAALALACRAPSVRNTQPWHWVFDGSTLLLYRDTERQLPAIDPQHRQATIGCGAALDHARQAFVSMDWFAHITRIPRPGFPELLAAVEFRLWCGPLNRTAARVRAITRRHSDRLPMLPPEDWPDVLATARELARPHQVSVTEITDDTRPRVADAIYTTRKAALEDRSRLLVLGTAGDSRGQWLHTGEALSNILLECTARGLATCELTQVTEPASTRSLLTERLPLPGVAQVVVRVGTAVEDTAITMSPRRPLSEVLEFQDAASNVSSTSDI, encoded by the coding sequence ATGACGGCACCTGACCGCGCCGCCGCCCCCAGTCCGTCTATTGTCCGCGCGGCGCTGGCCCTCGCCTGCCGGGCACCGTCGGTGCGCAACACCCAGCCATGGCACTGGGTCTTCGACGGATCGACACTGCTGCTCTACCGCGATACCGAACGACAGCTCCCCGCCATCGACCCGCAGCACCGGCAGGCCACCATCGGCTGCGGCGCCGCGCTCGACCACGCGCGACAGGCTTTCGTGTCGATGGACTGGTTCGCCCACATCACCCGGATTCCGCGACCGGGATTCCCGGAATTACTTGCCGCAGTGGAGTTTCGACTGTGGTGCGGCCCGTTGAACCGGACCGCCGCCCGCGTCCGCGCCATCACCCGGCGACATTCCGACCGATTGCCCATGCTGCCGCCCGAGGACTGGCCCGATGTCCTCGCCACCGCGCGCGAGCTGGCACGACCGCACCAGGTGTCGGTCACCGAGATCACCGACGACACCCGGCCACGGGTGGCCGATGCCATCTACACCACCCGGAAAGCGGCGCTCGAGGACCGGTCTCGGCTGCTGGTGCTCGGCACCGCGGGCGACTCGCGCGGCCAATGGCTGCACACCGGCGAGGCGCTGTCCAACATCCTGCTGGAATGCACGGCACGCGGCCTCGCCACCTGCGAGCTGACTCAGGTCACCGAACCCGCGAGCACCAGATCACTACTGACCGAGCGCCTTCCGCTGCCGGGCGTCGCACAGGTCGTCGTCCGGGTCGGCACGGCCGTCGAGGACACCGCGATCACCATGTCGCCGCGCAGGCCGCTGTCGGAGGTGCTGGAATTTCAGGATGCCGCTTCGAATGTTTCGAGCACGTCGGACATCTGA
- a CDS encoding SDR family oxidoreductase, with product MHGFAGRSAIVTGGARGIGAAIVGALAKEGIAVVAADLLEREGTELAHSLGPNAMFQRLDVTDKSMWHHVIEQTAAAFGPLAILVNNAGILDFGSIEDESPAMFRHVVEVNLYGSWLGMHMSVPHLRAAGGGVIVNISSTAGLVGYAGIGGYVASKWGLRGLTKAAAIELGPDNIRVCSVHPGPIHTPMTAGLDESLAATQPLARFGEPDEVAAMVRFLITEATFSTGSEFVLDGGATAG from the coding sequence ATGCACGGTTTCGCCGGACGAAGCGCCATCGTGACCGGAGGTGCGCGCGGTATCGGCGCCGCCATCGTCGGCGCATTGGCGAAGGAAGGTATCGCGGTCGTCGCCGCCGACCTGCTCGAGCGCGAAGGTACCGAACTCGCCCATTCGCTCGGGCCGAACGCCATGTTCCAGCGCCTCGATGTCACCGACAAGTCGATGTGGCACCACGTGATCGAACAGACCGCCGCCGCCTTCGGGCCGCTCGCGATCCTGGTCAACAACGCGGGCATCCTCGACTTCGGCAGCATCGAGGACGAATCACCGGCGATGTTCCGGCATGTCGTCGAGGTCAACCTGTACGGTTCCTGGCTCGGCATGCACATGTCGGTGCCGCACCTGCGCGCCGCGGGCGGCGGTGTGATCGTCAACATCTCCTCGACGGCCGGACTGGTCGGCTACGCGGGCATCGGCGGCTACGTCGCCAGCAAGTGGGGCCTGCGCGGCCTGACCAAGGCCGCCGCCATCGAACTCGGACCCGACAACATCCGCGTGTGCTCGGTGCATCCCGGCCCCATCCACACCCCGATGACCGCGGGTCTCGACGAATCGCTGGCGGCCACACAGCCTTTGGCCCGCTTCGGCGAGCCGGACGAGGTCGCGGCGATGGTGCGCTTCCTCATCACCGAGGCCACCTTTTCCACCGGATCGGAATTCGTCCTGGACGGCGGCGCCACCGCGGGCTGA
- a CDS encoding Hsp20/alpha crystallin family protein, translating to MSLLPAHRESLLPDLNDLWNSFAPTGMAPMFGSHLLRVEDAVEDGHYVVRAEMPGIDPAKDVDVSIRGRQLTIKAERTERHEEKGRSEFSYGSFYRSVTLPHNAEEEGIEASYAKGILTVRVPLGEPKELAKKVEVKNAE from the coding sequence ATGAGTCTGCTTCCCGCCCATCGCGAATCATTACTACCCGATCTGAACGATCTGTGGAATTCGTTCGCGCCCACCGGGATGGCGCCGATGTTCGGCTCGCACCTGTTGCGGGTCGAGGACGCGGTCGAAGACGGGCACTATGTGGTGCGCGCGGAGATGCCGGGTATCGATCCGGCCAAGGACGTCGACGTGTCGATCCGGGGCAGGCAGTTGACGATCAAGGCCGAGCGCACCGAAAGGCATGAGGAGAAGGGGCGTTCGGAGTTCAGCTACGGATCGTTCTACCGCTCCGTGACGCTGCCGCACAACGCCGAGGAGGAGGGTATCGAGGCGAGCTACGCCAAAGGCATTCTCACCGTTCGCGTTCCGCTCGGCGAGCCGAAAGAACTCGCGAAGAAGGTCGAGGTCAAGAACGCCGAGTAA
- a CDS encoding SHOCT domain-containing protein: MMYWYGNASHWWMFMLMILFALPLWGAVAVAIIALGRSETAADPKPQGPVRLTPEALLAERFASGELDEAEYRRRLAVLHPAPKSDDVHHRQH; encoded by the coding sequence ATGATGTACTGGTATGGCAACGCTTCGCACTGGTGGATGTTCATGCTCATGATCCTGTTCGCGCTGCCGCTGTGGGGTGCCGTCGCCGTCGCGATCATCGCGCTCGGCCGGTCCGAGACTGCCGCGGACCCGAAACCGCAAGGGCCCGTGCGGTTGACGCCGGAGGCGCTGCTCGCCGAACGCTTCGCCAGCGGCGAGCTCGATGAGGCGGAATACCGGCGCCGACTGGCCGTGCTCCACCCCGCACCGAAATCCGACGACGTACACCACCGGCAGCACTGA
- a CDS encoding sensor histidine kinase, which translates to MERESPAAGLPGQSPVIETLSQLRLRELLAEVQDRIAQIVGVRDQMDRLIEAMLVVTAGLDLDNTLRTIVHTAIELVDAGYGALGVRETERDSLQLAEFVYEGIDDRTRVLIGDLPRGHGVLGVLIKEPKPIRLTDLSTHPASVGFPEHHPPMHTFLGVPVKVRDEVFGNLYLTEKAGGQEFTEDDEVIVQALAAAAGTAIANARLYEQSRVRQQWLEATQDVATQLLGGGDPAAVLELVADRALELTQSATAYLALPDDPDIPHNEVGELVIAAAAGNGADKLHGQRIPVSESHSGIAFRSGEVVVTDQLMHRPKLEFAVEFGPALVLPLRAENTVIGVLVTLRPAEAQPLDAAGQAMITAFSDQAALALQLAATQRRMRELDVLSDRDRIARDLHDHVIQRLFAVGLSLQSTAQRARTPEVKTRLTETIQDIQSIVQEIRHSIFDLHSSTTADAPTLRKKLHSIIAEMTEDTGLRTTIRLAGPVSVLAPPLSDDVEAVLREAVSNVVRHAAATTVSINLAVRDDVTIEIGDDGTGLPEHLSRMSGLANLAARAEKAGGHFDIERAPEHGTILRWSAPLPVQPPGGT; encoded by the coding sequence ATGGAACGCGAGTCACCCGCGGCGGGCCTGCCTGGGCAGAGTCCCGTCATCGAGACGCTGTCCCAACTGCGTCTTCGCGAACTGCTCGCGGAGGTCCAGGATCGCATCGCCCAGATCGTGGGCGTGCGCGACCAAATGGACCGACTCATCGAAGCCATGCTCGTCGTCACCGCAGGCCTCGACCTCGACAACACCCTACGCACCATCGTCCACACCGCCATCGAACTCGTCGACGCCGGCTACGGCGCACTCGGCGTCCGCGAAACCGAAAGAGACAGCCTCCAACTCGCCGAATTCGTCTACGAAGGCATCGACGACCGCACCCGCGTCCTCATCGGCGACCTACCCCGCGGCCACGGCGTCCTCGGCGTACTCATCAAAGAACCCAAACCCATTCGACTGACGGATCTTTCGACCCACCCCGCCTCGGTCGGCTTCCCCGAGCACCATCCACCGATGCACACCTTCCTCGGCGTGCCGGTCAAGGTGCGCGACGAGGTATTCGGCAACCTCTACCTCACCGAGAAAGCAGGCGGCCAAGAATTCACCGAGGACGACGAGGTCATCGTCCAAGCCCTCGCCGCGGCCGCGGGCACCGCGATCGCGAATGCCCGCCTCTACGAACAGTCCCGTGTCCGCCAGCAGTGGCTCGAGGCGACCCAGGATGTCGCCACGCAGCTGCTCGGCGGCGGCGATCCGGCCGCAGTGCTGGAGCTGGTTGCCGATCGCGCCCTCGAGCTCACTCAATCGGCGACCGCGTACCTCGCGCTCCCCGACGACCCCGACATTCCGCACAACGAGGTCGGCGAGCTCGTCATCGCCGCCGCCGCGGGCAACGGCGCGGACAAACTCCACGGACAGCGCATTCCGGTGTCCGAGTCACATTCCGGCATCGCTTTCCGCTCGGGCGAGGTGGTCGTCACCGACCAGCTGATGCATCGGCCGAAGCTGGAATTCGCCGTCGAGTTCGGCCCCGCGCTGGTGCTGCCCCTGCGCGCCGAGAACACCGTCATCGGGGTGCTGGTCACGCTCCGGCCGGCAGAAGCACAACCGCTCGACGCGGCAGGGCAGGCGATGATCACCGCCTTCTCCGATCAGGCCGCGCTGGCGCTGCAATTGGCCGCCACCCAGCGCCGCATGCGCGAGCTCGACGTGCTCTCCGACCGCGACCGCATCGCCCGCGATCTGCACGACCACGTCATCCAGCGGCTCTTCGCCGTCGGCCTGTCCCTGCAGAGCACGGCACAGCGGGCCCGCACGCCAGAGGTGAAGACCCGGCTCACCGAGACGATTCAGGACATCCAGTCCATCGTGCAGGAGATCCGGCACTCGATCTTCGACCTGCACAGCAGCACCACCGCGGACGCACCCACCCTGCGCAAGAAATTGCATTCGATCATCGCCGAGATGACCGAGGACACCGGGTTGCGCACGACGATCCGGCTGGCAGGCCCCGTGTCGGTGCTGGCGCCGCCGCTGTCCGACGATGTCGAGGCGGTGCTGCGCGAAGCGGTCAGCAATGTGGTGCGGCACGCGGCGGCGACCACCGTCTCGATCAATCTCGCGGTCCGTGACGACGTCACCATCGAGATCGGCGACGACGGCACCGGGCTCCCCGAACACCTTTCCCGGATGAGCGGACTGGCCAACCTCGCGGCCCGCGCCGAAAAGGCCGGCGGCCACTTCGACATCGAACGGGCCCCCGAGCACGGAACGATCCTGCGCTGGTCCGCACCGCTGCCGGTGCAGCCACCGGGCGGGACGTGA
- a CDS encoding NAD(P)H nitroreductase: MGTAMYYGWPDERALHAALVLATRAPSVHNSQPWRFRIGARRIDLYLDPLRAQPPTGSIPRDALSSCGAALHHLRVALAAAGWSTVVRRLPNPEDPNHLASLAVVRHRPTMLELALGNAIPRRQTDRRDFGPAPIPPGSVGLVQERAMANGANVRQAVGPTRAELVEVLDAAAQCHRGGARCHRYGEPAVFGSASDHAELLVLSTGGDERLAQLRAGEALSAVLLTATNVGLASCALTDPLRAPDLRQRVRTRVLSGRGYPQAVIRIGWAPTDATTPPATPRRQMSDVLETFEAAS; encoded by the coding sequence ATGGGGACGGCGATGTATTACGGGTGGCCCGATGAACGCGCCCTGCACGCGGCGCTGGTGCTCGCGACGCGGGCACCCTCGGTCCACAACTCGCAACCGTGGCGATTCCGGATCGGTGCGCGCCGCATCGACCTGTACCTCGACCCGCTGCGGGCACAACCACCGACCGGTTCGATACCGCGGGACGCGTTGTCGAGTTGTGGTGCGGCACTGCATCATCTGCGGGTCGCGTTGGCCGCCGCGGGATGGTCGACGGTGGTGCGCAGGCTACCGAACCCGGAAGATCCGAATCACCTCGCCTCGCTGGCGGTGGTGCGGCATCGGCCGACCATGCTGGAGCTGGCGCTAGGCAACGCGATTCCCCGCAGGCAGACCGATCGCCGCGACTTCGGCCCCGCGCCGATCCCACCCGGCAGCGTCGGCTTGGTCCAGGAACGCGCGATGGCGAACGGCGCGAATGTCCGTCAGGCCGTGGGGCCGACGCGTGCCGAGTTGGTCGAGGTGCTGGACGCGGCGGCGCAGTGTCACCGAGGTGGGGCGCGGTGTCACCGGTATGGCGAGCCCGCCGTGTTCGGTAGCGCGTCCGATCATGCGGAACTACTGGTGCTCAGCACCGGCGGGGACGAACGGCTGGCGCAGTTGCGTGCCGGCGAAGCACTCAGTGCCGTGCTGCTGACCGCGACGAACGTCGGGTTGGCCTCGTGCGCGCTGACCGATCCACTGCGAGCCCCCGACCTACGGCAGCGTGTCCGCACCCGAGTGCTGAGCGGTCGCGGATACCCGCAGGCCGTCATCCGGATCGGTTGGGCGCCAACCGATGCCACCACGCCGCCGGCTACACCGCGCCGTCAGATGTCCGACGTGCTCGAAACATTCGAAGCGGCATCCTGA
- a CDS encoding flavodoxin domain-containing protein, translating into MDSEPTRIAVIYATAQGSTRDIAEFIAADLTDRGAEVELRDVEHAPELSRFDGVILGSAVHNMALLPAAASFVRSHRDELRKSDVWMFSVGLGPALRGPIGRRLGATVPKKIAALCETVSPWDYRPFSGHYERAGVSLRARLLYRLMGGGRYGDLRDWHAIRTWSTMIAQSLGLPKADTATMHP; encoded by the coding sequence ATGGACAGTGAACCCACCCGAATCGCGGTCATCTACGCGACCGCCCAAGGCTCGACCCGCGATATCGCGGAGTTCATCGCCGCGGACCTGACCGACCGCGGCGCCGAGGTGGAGCTCAGAGATGTCGAACACGCACCGGAGCTGTCCCGCTTCGACGGCGTGATCCTGGGCAGCGCCGTGCACAACATGGCCCTACTGCCTGCGGCGGCGTCGTTCGTGCGCAGCCACCGCGACGAGCTACGAAAATCCGATGTGTGGATGTTCAGCGTCGGACTCGGTCCGGCATTGCGCGGACCGATCGGCCGACGCCTCGGCGCCACCGTGCCGAAAAAGATTGCCGCCCTGTGTGAAACGGTCAGCCCGTGGGACTATCGCCCCTTCTCCGGACACTATGAACGGGCGGGGGTCTCGCTGCGCGCCCGGCTGCTCTACCGCCTCATGGGCGGCGGCAGATACGGCGACCTGCGCGACTGGCACGCGATCCGCACCTGGTCGACGATGATCGCCCAATCACTCGGCCTGCCGAAGGCCGATACGGCAACCATGCATCCCTGA